cataccatgtttgtctttttgtgattgggttacctcactcaggatggtttcttctagttccatccatttgcctgcgaatttcaagattccattgcttttttctgctgagtagtactccattgtataaatgtaccacattttctctttccattcttcagttgaggggcatctaggttgtttccaggttctggctattacaaacaatgctgctatgaacatggttgaacatatgtccttgttgtatggacaagcagtatttgggtatatacccaagagaggaatggctggatcttgaggtagattgattcccatttttctgagcaaccgccatactgatttccaaagtggtcttacaagttcacactcccaccagcaatggaggagtgttccttcttctccacaacctctccagcataggttgtcattggtatttttgattttagccattctgacaggtgtgaggtggtatctcagagttgttttgagttgcatttctctgatggccaaggattttgaacactttcttaagtgtctttcagccatttcagattcctctgttgaaaaatctctgtttagttctgcaccccactttttaatttcattgtatggtgttttggtggctagcttcttgagctccttgtatattttggaaatcagacctctgtcagatgtggggctggtgaagattttttcccattctgtgggtggtcgttttgtcttactgactgtgtcctttgccttacagaagcttctcagtttcaagaggtcccatttattaattgcagacctcagtgtctgtgcttctggcgtgatgttcaggaatcgttctcctgtgccaatttgttcaagggttgttcccactttctcttctaaaagattcagtgtggctgggtttatggagagatctttgatccatttgcacttaagtttcgtgcatggtgacaagtatggatctatctgcaattttctgcatgttcgaatccaattgtgccagcaccatttgttgaagatgctatcttttttccattgtatggatttagcacctttgtcaaaaataaggtgttcgtaggtgcgtgggttaatatctgggtcttcaattcgattccattggtctatctgtctattcttgtgccaataccaagctgttttcagaactatggctctatagtagaccttgaagtcagggatggtgatgcctccagaggatcttttattgtaaagagttgttttggctatcctaggttttttatttttccatataaagttgagtattgttctttcaatgtctgtgaaaaactgtgttgggattttgatggggattgcattaaatctgtagattgcttttggtagaattgccatttttactatgttaattctgcctatccaagagcacgggagatctttccactttctggtatcttctttaatttctttctttaaagtctcaaagttcttattgtacaggtctttcacttttttggttagtgttacccccagatatttaatgttgcttgtggatattgtgaaaggtgatgtttccatgatttctttctcattgagtttatcatctgtatacagtagggctacagatttatttaagttaattttgtatcctgctaccttgctgaaggtgtttatcagctgtaggagtttcctggtagagtttttcgggtcacttatgtagactatcatgtcatctgcaaatagtgaaagtttgacttcgtcctttccaatttgtatccctttgatatcctgatcttgtcttattgctctagctagaacttcaagaacaatattgaagagatatggagagagtggacatccttgtcttgttcctgattttagaggaaatgctttgagtttctctccatttagtttgatgttggctattggtttggtgtatatcgcatttatcatgtttagatatgttcctgttattcctgttctctccaagatctttatcatgaagggatgttggattttgtcaaaggccttttcagcatctagtgagatgatcatgtggtttttctttttcagtttgtttatatggtggattacattgatggtttttcgtatattgaaccatccttgcatccctgggatgaagcccacttgatcgtggtggatgatttttctgatatgttcttggattcgattagccaatattttattgagtattttagcatcaatgttcatgagagatattggtctgtagttctctttcttattcttatctttgtgtggcttgggtatcaaagtgattgtagcctcatagaaggagtttggcaatatcccatctgcttctattgtgcggaacagtttgaggagtattggtatcagctcttgtttgaatttctggtagaattctgcagtgaagccatctggtcctgggctttttttggttgggaggcttttgatgactgcttctatttcattaggggttatgggtcgatttaaattgtttatctgatcttgatttaattttggtaagtgatatttatccaggaaactgtccatttccattagattttcgaattttgtggagtacagattttcaaagtatgacctaaagattctctggatttccacagtgtccgttgttatatcccccttttcgtttctgattttgttaattagtgtgctctctctctgccttttggttagtttggctagaggtttgtctatcttgttgatcttctcaaagaaccaactctttgtttcattgattctttgtaatgttttcctagtttctactttattgatttcagctctcaggttgattatttcctggcgtctactcctccttggtgagtttgcttctttttgctctagtgttttcagttgttctgtcagttctctaatgtgacttttttctagtttcttcatgtgggcacttagtgctatgaacttccctcttaggactgctttcagagtgtcccataaatttgggtatgttgtgtctgcattttcattagaatctaggaagtctttaatttgtttttttatttcttcctcaacccaggaatggtgcaattgggtgttattcattttccaaaagtttgcaggtttcctgccatttgtattgttgctgaattctagctttaatgcatggtggtctgataagatacagggggttatttcaattcttttgtaattgtggaggtttgctttgttgcctactatgtggtcaattttggagaaggtgccatgtggtgctgagaagaaggtatattcttttgagtttggatggaatgctctatagatatccgttaaccccagttgggccatgacttctttcagatcctctgtttctttgttaagtttttgtctggtggtcctgtctagtggtgtaaggggggtgttgaagtctcctactataagtgtgtgtggttttatgtgtggtttgagctttagtaatgtttctttcacaaatgtgggtgccttcgtatttggagcatagatgttcaggattgagatttcatcttgatggacttttcctgtgatgagtatgaaatgcccttcttcatctcttttgattgattttagtttaaagtccattttgttagatattaggattgctacacctgcttgtttcttgaggccatttgattggaaaatcttttcccatccttttactctgaggtatcgcctgtctttgaagttgaggtgtgtttcttgtaaacagcagaaagatggattctgtcttcgtatccattctgttagcctatatctttttacgggtaagttaaggccattgacatttagggatattaatgtccattgttcgttggttcttgcttggtttggatttattgttggtggtgtcattgtgtgtggattttgctctcctgcttctttttgtgtttggcaatattagattatctattgcctgtgtttttgtgcatgtagttatgttccttgagttggagttttccttccagaaccttctgtagtgctggatttgtggatatgtattgtttaaatctgtttttgtcatggaaaatcttgttttctccatctatagtgattgaaagttttgctgggtacagtagtctgggttgacatccatgctcccttagtgcttgtagtgtatctatccaagaccttctggctttcatagtttccattgagaagtcgggtgtgattctgattggtttgcctttatatgttacttggcctttttcctttgcagctcttaatattttttctttattctgtagatttggagttttgattattatgtgtcggggggacttctttttgtggtccagtctgtttggtgtcctataagcttcttgtactttcataggcatatctttctgtaggttggggaagttttcttctatgattttgttgaatatgttttctgtacctttgagcagtgtttcttcaccttcttctacacctattattcttaggtttggtcttttcacggtgtcccatatttcctgtatattttgtgttagggatttgttggtcttgaggttttctttggttgatgaatgtatatcctctagcgagtcttcaatagctgagattctctcttctgtctcttgaattctattagttatactcacatctttagatcctgctcgtttatccaacctttccatttccagcatcgcttcattctgtgttttctttaatgtgtctaattcagctttcatgttttgaactgtttcaagagcttccttcacttgtttggttgttttatcttgggtttctttagcttctttaagagatttgtttatttcttgaatattttggtttgtcttttcctccatatcgtgtaattttttgcttactttttcttctatttctttaagggattttcttgtttcctctttgaaggtctctatcatcttgctcagataatttttgaggtccatctcttcttcatgcactgtgttgggcttttcagatcttgctggagtggagtccctagattctggtggtgtcatattggtctttctgttgttgagcgggttcttattctgtcttcttcccatatctttttccagtgagtgcaggtaggatctctctatctcctcttgttactctgtagtgtgtgtgggccaggaattcaatgtccgaagctctggatggttttgcctctcctcgtagcctcctcactctgatggcgttaggcctcttggtggatcggtcgccgggaatggaatgaagagtggcctgtacccagattcggggagctcctccctgcctggtctggtctgcggtgagtccacggaaagggctcATCACCCATTTTTAATAGGGTTGGAGAGGGTGAATGTCATGTGACTCCACCACCATCTTTGGGTAGCCATATGGCTGGCAGCCATTTTTGCTAGGTTTGGAGAATTCTGATACCACGTGACTTCACTGCCACCATGATTAAAGATGACAACATGTCCAATCATCATAGAACCCTcttccagtagttgatggaatcggactcagagatccacaaccgAGAACCAAGCCAAGCTCTCGGAATCCAGgtgaaaagagggaagaaggaacatatgagcaagggaggtcaagataataatggagaaatctactgACACAGGTAAACCAAGCTACTGGACTCCAGACCTATAattgtggagactccaggggactgaactagaccttccatatgtgggagacagtcaTGAACCTTGAACTATCAAAGGAGCCCATGGCAAAAGtcccatgatacaaacctggtatatgagctagcttTCTGGAACCCATTctttatggtgggatgccatgctcagtcttaatgcttAGGACAAGGGCCTGGCCCTGCCACCAACCTATTTGTATCAGTCTATGTTGAcccctcatgggagcccttacctgtgaggaggagtggactggaggTGGCTAGGGGAGATGAGGGAGGGTAGGaggaggcaaggagggaggggaggtaagtggggggtgggagaagtggtgggagggagaactgtggttggaatgtaaatggaatttaaaaatggGGGGAAAAGATGAGAATATGGCATGGCCCTACCAAGGAGTCAACAACAGATTCAAGATACTTTGAATTAGGATGGAATTTTGTATGATAATTTATGTACTGTCCTGAAAATAAGATTTATGAAAGATAGGTTTTAAAAACAATGCTTGTTTAATAAAGTATTAAAGCTACATCTATATACCTTCATACCTAGTGCTGGCGGCCAAACTATGTAATATAAGAGTCACCtaggtggttttatttttaaagatatgaagGAGACATGGAAAACAGATGAAACTTGCTAGTGTGTGGCAGGGGTGCAGTTTCTCAAGAGAGACCAGTTGCAATGTGGGACCCTAGAAGCTTTGGAGATACCTATACCATGAGATAGCTTTAATGAATTGGAACTGGATTGGATCTAGAAGATAGGCTATGTGTATGTTGCCAAGGGTGGGGCCAAAGAGGTGATATAAACTTCTTGGGGAAGCTCAAAGGACTACACAGACATCCAGATTTTAAGCATTGAGTTAACTATTGGATCTTGGTTTTGCCTTTTGCTGATTGTGGTTGTGTCCTGTATCTTACTTCTTGAAGTAAAAGAAAGAGTATTTTTTGATATTGTAGGAGTACACAGTTGAgagattttaagtttttaaaaaattttgtgttttggagagtaAATTTTGGAGTTTTATAGaaaattttagttaaaattaCTGGATATTCTTAAAGGAatagcttttaaaatacataaatttataaGGTTGTGAGgtattttaagtttataaaatgttttacattattaatatgtaatattaaataaattaattaataaaaggcTAAAGAGCTAGGGCCACACTAATGAGCAACAAACCCTAAATAACATAAACTAGGATGTTCCTATGTTATGATGGAGCAAGATAATGACCTAAGTAGTCTGGTAAAGGGCTTGGAGtagcagttcttaacctgtgggtcatgaccccttgggggCTAAAAGACTTTTTCACAGGGTAGCCTAGGACCACTTGCATGATGGATGTTTGCATTGCTATTCATAACAGTGGTAAAATTTCAGTTGTGAAATAGCAACAAGGATGATTTTGTGGTTGGGAGGGGTACCATAACATGGGGAGTGTGttgaagggttgcagcattaggaaggttgaggtcCACTGGCTTAGAGAATGTCTCTGCTTACCTAAGGTCTCTTTGGGCTTAAGAATGTATGTCTAGCCTCGTTGTCTTTGTGAGGTTTATTAAGATTTAGTTATTTTGATAAACTGAGTCATATAATAAACTGCTACTTTTTAACTCTCAAATTTAAGAGTGATAAAGCTATAAAATCCTAAACTTATAAAAGCTTAtaatggccgggcgttggtggcacattcctttaatcccagcactccggaggcagaggcaggcagatctctgtgagtttaaggccagcctggtctccagagcgagtgccaggataggctccaaagctacacagagaaaccctgtctcgaaaaaaaccaaaccaaaccaaacaaaaacaaaaaccaaaaccaaaagcttATAATGGAAAACTATTAAAGATAATTAAGACATGCAAGTTAATGGTCAGTCACCTTATAAAAAATCAAATTCTTTAATATGTTCAGAACTATACTTGTAATCCTGTTAAGTACTAATGTAATCAATTAtaggaaaaagatttatttagccTCCTGTATGTATTTTCAAAGTTAAGCCTAAAGCAAGTAACTAAAATCAAATATGGTTTGTTTAGCTCAGATAGATAATGGTCCTCAAACTTGTCACAGATTTGTTGaagaagacatttaaaatgtttaatggaaAAAGCTTACTATGACAGATACCCCAGATCCTAGCAGTGACCCTAAAGTCACCAAATAAAATGATGGGGCACTGATGACTCCATCTGGATTGTGGTAACACTAACATAACTGCCATAATACCTCACCTGTGGTAAGGACCCTGCCCAAACTTTGGACTAACAGAACAATGGAAAGAGTTGATTGTGCCACTTTGCTTATACAGGTAAGGTCAGTCCCCCAAGTTCCTCCTCCACAGGAAATGTCTCTCAGGTATCCTGAGCCTGGTGGTTGAAAATTGATGCTGTGCTAGTATTtctgcctccaaagccatggagaccACAGGAGCCTGGGATGACTCTCTAGGAAAATGGAATATGGACtagtctctgtcattttaattggCACACGGGGAATTTGGATTATATTTCCtgttataatttttctttctcacatCTCTGACATTCATAGTTCGGCTAACTGTAGCTTTGTCAGTTATGCAGCAACAATCAGCTCTTTTCCCCAAGGCTGCAGCCAAGTTGTAGTTCAATAGTCAGCTCCTCTAAAGCTGCCAGGTCTCTTGTTAAGGCAGACCGACTTCATATTGAAAGATAAATAGGTTTCAGGTGTAACTTCCCACTTCAGAAACATGCTTTAAAATATCTGCTCTTAATAATGATTACTTGTGTCTCTGGCAAATGATTTGATGGAAAAAATTGTTCTGAGACATGTAAAGGTTTGAGGATATAAAAAGCTTAAATATGTTCGGAGGGTTTCAGAAAATGATTTAaggtatataaaaaataaaaatgcttcagATTCCTTTCCCTTTCTATGCCATTATTATAGTAAGATTTCAAAGATTTAGAATTTTAACATTGGTAAATGGAGTTCTGATAAGCTGGTAGAACACTGACTACATAaactcaagattttaaatttcttttggttgtcttctaagtaTAGAGTTAAAAGTGCTTTTCATTGGGCTAAAAGCATGTatctggctctctggacagaaaaaGTTCATGCCTTTTAACCCAAAGCCATAGCTTTTGCTGTGACTCTAAGGTGTAAATCTGTTTCAACTGTTTTGCAGATACCTGGAGCTGTTTTTTTCCTACCATATGGATTTAAATACAATGGCAATAGCTagaactttcatttctttgtaaacTAAAATTTCATGTAAGTTAAAGAAGTCATAAGACTGTCACAAGACTGACCACCTGTCACAGGTCAAATAGACTTCAGATAAATACATCCTGTTTCCCCAGGTATCTATTTCTGAgaatgggctctctctctctctcctggtcttGAGATTCCTCCCTTTCCCCAATGACTAGGGCTATGGGCTTAAAATTCCACATGTAAGGTTTTTCTTCTAAGTTCCTAAATTTTAACTTCTATCCCTAGTCTATACTTGTTGCAATGTATTTCCACTTGGCTGACAGACACCATCCAGTTACCTGCAGACTGCAAATTGTTGAACTACAGATTTTGATAAAAGCTGATGCAagccagtccagctgatgtgatTGCTTCCTGTCTCTTCAGATGaatcaattaataaaatacttCTGATAAATATCCATTGCCCAGCCTTTGACTAGCCTTTAAGCCTTCCTGGGCCCTGACAAAGTTGCCCTAGTTTCAGCTGGAAGTAGTTACAGAAGAGAGTACATCGTCACTTGCCACCCCCAAAAGGGTGAAACACTAAGTTAAAAGGAAGCTCCCTGACATAGGAGACAAAATGGCTACCTATGATACCAATTGCTATACCAGGAATGTGGGTCCAGATTTATTTAACTGGTAGGTTCACTAAGTAAAATAGTTCAATAATATGATACGAAACTTGGCCCATTCAATGCAGAAGAGGGGTATTACACGgctttaagaaaaatgtttttatataaagcATTCAGGATTATAATCTGGCTATACTCAAAGAAATATCACAAAAAGGAAAcctgaaatgaaataaatgattgGTGTATGACCATTTTCCAGGCTCCTTCTAGATAGTAACTCTGAGGGctttggcccttctgcttctgttaaTTACTCTTGGCTCTTAGGTCATTGATACAATAACTAAATGATGATTCCTATCTGGGGACCATTAAGCTTATTGTTATTGGATGCAAATACAAGTAAGTACATATCATAGAGTAAAAGATTTGACCCAGGATACAATTCAAGTGGTGAAAGTAAGACCCAAATTTAACCTGTAAGCCCAACCCACCCAAGGATCAGGTGATTGGAAATTTCAGGTAGTGGTCCTGACCAAAGTTCATCTTGGGCAGtacttaatatttaaataaagcttGTTTAAAATTTCTCTCATTATGATGGAATTGTTTTTCCTCTTGTGAATCTCAGgattaaaagaagaaagttatATTTTTTGTTGTCTTGACTCAGAATCACAAATGGTATGGCCACAAGGTGTTTTATGAACTCTTTAATCACGGTGTTCAGTTCTGCTTGCAGCTTAAGCATACCTTAAAGTTATTGTAACAATGAGGAATCTATTGTCCTACGTAAGAGCAGTATAGCTTTAACCAAGAGTTGATTGTTTCCTTCTTGGTCCACTTACTCTTGTGAATTCTGTGACATCTGTTAGATGATTTCCTCATCAATTCCAAGCCCAGAATCTTGTTTGAGAGGAAAATCTGTCTCTTCTTGCTTCTTTAATCTTTCTTTAGCTATTACCTTGTTTTGACCCAAAACTCCTTTGTCAGTGCCCTCCTCAGGGCAGCCTTCACATCTTTATTCCTCAAAGTATAGATGAATGGGTTGAGTGTAGGTGTAACAATGCCATAGAACAGAGCCATGATCTTGCCCCTATCATGAGAATAGCTTGAAGGAGGCTGAACATACATACTGATGGCTGTGAAGTAGAATAGGAAGACCACCAGCAGATGTGACGCACAGGTATTAAAGGCCTTCCATCGACTTTCAGCAGAACGGAGTTTCAGCACTGCTTGAGCAATGAACACATAGGTTCCCAGGATGAGGCTGAGTGGAACCAAGAGCAGCAAAGCTCCAAGGACATTGAGCTCAGCTTCATTCACAGTTGTATCAGTACAAGCTAGTTTCAAAAGGGCTGGGACTTCACAGAAGAAATGGTCTATTATCCTCTGTCCACACCTTGGGGCTACCACAGTAAGAGTGGACTGAACAAGAGAGTTTGCAAAGCCACTAATCCAGGTCCCTGTGGCCATATGAATACAGCGTCTTTGGCTCATAATGATAGGATAGTGAAGGGGCTTGCAAATGGCAGCAAAGCGATCAAAGGCCATGATGGCCAGAAGGATGCATTCAGTTGAGCCCAAGGCCAAGAAAATATAAAGCTGGGCCACACAGCCACCATAGCTGATGGTCTTTTCTGGCCCTCTAAGGTTGACCAACATCTGAGGGACAGTGCTGGTAGTATAGCAGAGATCCAGAAGAGAAAGATTGGAGACAAAAAAGTACATGGGGCTGTCAAGCTGGGGGTCTAGTCGGGAAACTAGAATAATGGAGATATTACCAAATAAGGCAAAGATGTAGGCCACCAGGAAAATTACAAAGAGAGGTGTCTCCAGCCAAGGCCGGTCAGAAAATCCCAATAAGATGAAGTCATCTATCAAGCTCTGATTGTTGGTCCACATATTAGTATTAATAGGTAAAATTCTAGCTACAATCTGTAAATATCCAATTTCAATTTTGAGATGTACATCACTCAGTCAAGTGGAAACAGCTGATAATTAGAAATAACTCATGCTGAGATAAAATTCCAATTTTCTCTGCACAGTGTTTTGTCAACGTGATTGTAATACTGAAAGATCAGCCATGTACCCAGGGAATGTTCCTTAATTAATGACTGGTTAATTCAAGTTAACAATTCTCTGAATTTtgctatattttgttttaaaatgcttcAGCAGTGCTTCCATTGGCTCTACATGACATGGGTATTTAGTAGTGACAACATAGCACAGATTAACACCAATTTGGAGAAGACAGAGATTCTTCCAAATCACTTGACCAAATGACAGCAGGTGGAAAGCAATTAATCTGTGTCTTAGGCAGAGCTGAGACACCTTGGCACATCTATCTTTCTCACAGTGCGAATGAGGCCAGGAACCTCATGGGGCCTGGGACATTTCATAAAACCTGGGTGATAAGATGGCTTGCCAGgacttcttttgttctttccaaGTTGTAGTGCCCATCCTATGAAGAGAAGGAACGCATCATAGAGGAAAGCAAAAC
This DNA window, taken from Cricetulus griseus strain 17A/GY chromosome 2, alternate assembly CriGri-PICRH-1.0, whole genome shotgun sequence, encodes the following:
- the LOC100764308 gene encoding olfactory receptor 2B6, with the translated sequence MWTNNQSLIDDFILLGFSDRPWLETPLFVIFLVAYIFALFGNISIILVSRLDPQLDSPMYFFVSNLSLLDLCYTTSTVPQMLVNLRGPEKTISYGGCVAQLYIFLALGSTECILLAIMAFDRFAAICKPLHYPIIMSQRRCIHMATGTWISGFANSLVQSTLTVVAPRCGQRIIDHFFCEVPALLKLACTDTTVNEAELNVLGALLLLVPLSLILGTYVFIAQAVLKLRSAESRWKAFNTCASHLLVVFLFYFTAISMYVQPPSSYSHDRGKIMALFYGIVTPTLNPFIYTLRNKDVKAALRRALTKEFWVKTR